DNA from Metabacillus flavus:
AACTTAAAACGATAAGAATGGGGGCAGGGAACAGCTTCTTAAGCTGTTCCTGAACTTAATGATTAAAGTGACCCGTCTAACCGGAAAACCATTCTACTTAAATGCTTTACAGATCGAATTAGTAGAGTCCTTCCCCGATACTGCTATTACATTGACAAATGGCAGGAAATTTATTGTGCAGGAAAAAGAAGAAGAAGTGATTGAGCTCATGACGAATTTTTACCGGGAAATTGGCCTTTTAGCCATGACGAACAAGCTAAAGGAGCAGGAAAATGAATAAAAAGCTATTATCCATTATGTTTATCATTATTACCTCTATTACGCTGATTGGAGTTGCGGCATTAGCTGTAATGACCAATTTTTTTGAGAAAGACACATCAGGAGCGCCAACCATTGATGAAATAGTAGAAGCTTCTGTTGAAGTTCCTGAGCTTACGACGAATTTAGCGAGCGGGAATATCGTCCGGATATCCCTGAAGCTAGAAACAGATTCCAAGAAAGCAAAGGAAGAGCTTGAAAAAAGAGAGTTTCAGGTAAAGGATGTTATCATCTCAGAATTAAGCAATATGAACGCTAAACAGCTAGCAGGGAAGAATGGCAAGGAATCGTTAAAGAAAACGATCATGGGAAGCATTAACAAACTGATGCAAGAAGGAAAAGTTGAGAAGGTCTATACTACCTCCTTCATCCTGCAATGATGAATATTTGTTTAAGGAGGTAACGTCATGTCCGGTGAAATATTATCCCAAAATGAGATTGATGCACTTCTATCAGCCATTACTACAGGAGAAATGGATGCTGAAGAGCTAAAAAGAGAAGAAGCGGAAAAGAAAATCAAAACCTATGATTTTAAAAGAGCTCTCCGCTTTTCCAAAGATCAGATCAGAAGCCTTACCCGGATCCATGAGAACTTTGCCCGGCTTCTCACTACTTAGTTCTCTGCACAGCTGAGAACGTACATTCAAATTACTGTCGCATCCGTTGATCAGGTTCCATATGAAGAGTTTGTACGTTCGATGCCTAAAATGACGATTTTGAATATTTTTCAAGTCCAGCCTCTGGAAGGACGGATTGTCATGGAAGTAAACCCCAACATCGCCTACGCAATGATGGATCGTGTGATGGGCGGAATTGGATCTGGTTTCAATAAGATTGATACATTGACAGAGATTGAAACAAGAATTATGTCCAATCTTTTCGAGAAATCCCTTGATAATTACAGGGAGGCATGGAGTTCCATTACTGAAATTGAGCCGGAGATGCAGGAGTTTGAAGTAAATCCGCAGTTTATTCAAATGGTTTCGCCAAATGAAACGGTCATTGTAATCTCGCTGACAGCACAAGTAGGAGATACTAGCGGCATGATCAATCTATGCATACCGCATGTGGTGCTTGAACCGATTATTCCAAAGCTATCCGTTCACTACTGGATGCAATCTGACAGGAAAGAAAGAAACCCTGCAGAAACAGAAGCTCTGCAGAACCGGATTGAATTGACAGATATTACGGTTGCTGCTGAATTAGGTTCCTCTGAAATTACCATTCATGAATTTATGGAGCTGCAAGCGGGTGACATAATTCAAATGGATCAATCCATAGATCAGCCGCTCCTGATTAAAATAGGAGACAAGCCAAAATATACAGGACAGCCTGGAAAATTAAACCGCAAATTAGCTGTACAGATTCTTGAACA
Protein-coding regions in this window:
- a CDS encoding flagellar FlbD family protein, with translation MIKVTRLTGKPFYLNALQIELVESFPDTAITLTNGRKFIVQEKEEEVIELMTNFYREIGLLAMTNKLKEQENE
- the fliL gene encoding flagellar basal body-associated protein FliL translates to MNKKLLSIMFIIITSITLIGVAALAVMTNFFEKDTSGAPTIDEIVEASVEVPELTTNLASGNIVRISLKLETDSKKAKEELEKREFQVKDVIISELSNMNAKQLAGKNGKESLKKTIMGSINKLMQEGKVEKVYTTSFILQ